gctaaGTTGGGTGTCAAGAAggccaaacttttaaaaatctgcattaaCTGATTTGTACTTTCCAACTCAGTGAAATATATAAGATATTAAATGATGTATTAATATTAGTAAGAGAGTAATTTCTAGTTATAATAAAGAATTACTTTCAAGAAGACACCAAACTGAATTCAAAGAAAGCTTGCACCAAGGATTTTAAGTCAAAGTAGTAAACAATCCACTGGATTTtcagttttgtattgtttttaactATATACAAGCTAAGAGTTCACCTTTAACAAAATCAAACTGAGAAGTATTGTAAAAGAGCAATACAGACATCTGACTTGGCCCTGAAACCCTGTAAACACCCAGACTGGTATAGCGGGACCAAGGCTACAACTGTAACTTTCAGCATTTAGTGGATTTCTGAAttcccccaaccaaaaaaaaaaaaaaaaaaaaattagatataaaaACAATCTAAATAACACAACAAAAATTGTTGTGGAAATAAgattatagaaaacaaaatgatttaatGGTGTCACTTTCATAACTCAGCACTGTAgtataaaattatgtaatatgaAAAAGGATGCATTACAATGCCATATCTAATATTATAAGTataatttatagatattttacatacatcaatatgaaaatgaaacCTCAACGTTCACAATAAATCATAGTTCATTATGAGAAAATTTGATTTTAGATTTGAGGCTTTTCCTTAAATCTAAATTCCCTCTGTTTTacaatttcacatattttaagttaatatatgaaatcataagaagaaaaaatgatagcttgcaattatttaaataataagaatatgTTCCCACCATAAGAATGTAACACGTTATTACAAGTACAGtattttcaaagtaatttcaATGATACCAAAGCCTGAACTGTTTCACCATAAGGATGACTGATCTGAAACTAAGGAGAACATTAATGTTCCTTGTTTCGATATCTAGAATTAAtggcaacaaaaaaattataataataagagAATAGAATATTGTCAccacatatattattttctctatgttATCAAATATTCAGGAATCAGCAGACATGTCTATGTTTAATACAATagcaacttttcatttttattctccttAAGGTTATTAGCAATGGAATGCCAAAATGCATCTTGAATTTTATAGCTTAGGAATAtcaagatggaaagaaaaatagtCAAATGTTCGTCTCACAAACCCAACTGGAAAGATAgtcagtttttaaatgtatggCCTATCCTCATTTCAAAAACCCGTGTCAATATCCAAGGGTTCTGGGTATCTTCTACCTCATAAGTATGAAAACTGACTTCATGACCATAGGGCACTTAGCCAAAGAGCCATAGCAATAAAAATCACAACTgataacattttacaaatgattcGCATTTGGGGGATCAATTGTCACCCGTGTTCAACTGTCACTATATATATCTATTCCAAAACTTAATAATTGAAAATATCTTAAAGTTTTTTGCTAGCCTCACATTAGTTAACATTTGCTCCCTTCACTTTCAATTGCATATTTTTCCTAGCTGTTCTAAATATCAATTCTATGACTGCcttctgcatttttacataacaTAATAACATTTCAGTAGTGGTTGTAGTAgattattcaaaaatgaaaagtaatcaCAAATGTAATATAGTATCTCTAAATGGTTTGGAATAGAAGAAATTCCCTTTACACGGTAAAAATTACATGTATACACTTAAGTACAGCATGCATACACATTTTCAGTGTATATATTCCTCaatatatagacaaatatataTGAACAAATACTCTAGATTGTGAAAAGTCAGGATgtttaaagctctaaaatgagtatttcctttagaaaattaaatgacTGTTTACCCAGAACCACAGTCTAGTGCAACTCTTACAGACTGTTTTACTACTTGAAGAAGTTGTCAAATGTTAATGGGTGactatttcttttactttaacattttcatttatcttcccTCTTCCCATCCCCGAAAAACCACACAGGGGCCAAGAAAATTAATTCCCCAAATGCTGTCAACTGGGTTGGGAAACAGTAATAAACAGCTTACTGTAAAGCCTCCAGCTACAATAAAACAGCTGTCAATAAGTGGGCTGAGAGTTGGGCTGTGCAAAAACAGGTTCTCTGGATATGATAATATGAGAGGGAAAGAAGCTGACACTTCCTGTTTCAATATgctaaggcagtggttctcaaagtgtgggccCTGGACtagcagcatcagtatcacctagGAACTTGTTAGCAATGTATATTTTCAGGCCTGACCTCAGTGGTACGAAATCAGAGCCTCTGGGGTAGAACCCAACAATACATGTTTTAAGTAGTGCTCCAGATGATTCCCAGGCATTCCACAGGGAGAATCagtatcaaattttaaaacaatatccGTCAACAATACCGTTTTTCTTTTAGGCAAATATACCAATGAATTTTATCGTTTAAAGCCTTATTGGAATTGATAATGTTGTCGTTTTCATCCTCTTAACCGTTTGGCTGTgaactttgttcttgttttttacaaataaatactaAGACATGatcttttgccaaaaaaaaaaaaaaaaagctaaattctTAACCTATAAAGGCTAACAGCACTTCCAAAAATGTGTAAGAAATAATCTGTGAAAAATTTAGTGACACATGAAAGCTTTATAAAATAGAGTGAATGAGGAATATGATTTACAGTGTTTCCTACGTTCTTTGCAGGTTAACACAAGGgaaaacagcaaggggaaaaaataTCAGACAATATGGGAATTGATGTACCACAAACaaattcatgatgaaaacatcagACGTTATGTTTTCGTTATACACACAGTATAAATGAGTGAAATTTAAATGTGGTAAACTTTGACCCAAGAATCTTGCATTTTACCCACATATCAATCAATAGCGTAAAATGAAAAGATGATGTGAGCAATAGTGCTCACACAACTAAAATCTTCAcagattgtatttttaaaataaattccttagAAAGTTTTTGTAGTAAGAAATGTTACTCTTTCAAAACGGTGTAGCTTCAGGagcacattttatataaaagccACTAGTTGaaaaagattttactttttagtttaaCTAGAACAGCTGCAGATAGCAATCATACAGTTCAGTGAAAACAAATTTGTAAAGGGTAGTATATATTTGATGTTGTTCACTCATAGGAAATATGCTTCTTTTATcctaaaaatgtacatattactCTGTATATCACTACTACTTCTCCACCGGCTTCTCTTTTCTCCAACatcacattatttctttttcagcatgaaaacttttaaaaggtGTAAGCAAAGTCATTTTAATAGCTCTTTATCATAATAGTGAATTACCTAGTTTCATATGAACATTGGAATACCTATAGGAGAACTGCAAAGTGACACATGGTCACAAGGAATTTCTAAAATGCACTTTAGTACCAGTCAGAGAATTACTCAGTATCCCATTTGAAAGATTACATCATACAAACAAAGACTTTTATGACTGACTAAGCCTCAACAAAAGATCTTTTGCATACTTGGCTGAAATGCACTTAACATTTATGCCACTACACTATATATAGGTTCAACTTTTGGGAAGGTCAGAAAAAGTGGTTCTATACATCAATGCTACCAACACCACacatagacagaaaaaaaatatgatgcTGGAAGTATATCAGtacatttctttggaaaataaatgtcagactttacatgaaaaattttaagtcatCATATTAGTTTCTCAACATAATTATGCATATCATAAAATACCATAAGTGTATTGTGAGTGACCTTTACAATAGaagtaaataatttgaaaaattttctttctgttcattAAAAGAGCAACTTTTTAATTAAACTCATTTAGTTTCATAAATTACTTTACTTATCATAGTTAactatttaacttttaaaaacctttacTAAGCctgaacattttctaaattttaaaacatcaacctCTTTTCAAATGCTTACAAagttaacacaaaaattagtcgttCCAACTTTGACTTATATGTAATCATCTCATAGTTTCCTTTAAAATTCTATACTGATTTAAGTCCTTTCTTCCTGTGTATTTAAGCTctaaatatttgtacttttaaaacGCTCTAATGTTTAATATATTGCCTTAAGAATGGAAATTTTAGTTGTATGGTAATATGTATTATACTTGATGTTCTGGGAGTATCTGTGTGACTCATTGTCAAAATTactcttataaatattttattaccatGAAGCCTTAAGTCATTCCAGAGCAATAAATGATAGTTGGTAAGGGGGAAACTGTTTCAATAAAACACCCTATTTCACCCCACCCTCAGAAAATGAAAACTCTTGATTCTCCAAAGACTAATCAATGATAACTGTCAATACTGTTCTGCAAATTAATTTTGCCTTACTTGATTTTCTAAAATCTATATGTTCCTTATTTATAAACAAGTACAGGTGGGCCATCACCATAGGTGAACTCCATACCGACAAAGACAGAACTAGCATTATGAAATCCTAGAAAGTTGGTGTGCTGAGAGCTAATCACAAAAGAGCAAGCAAATGAACTTAAATGCTAGTTGCTCCAGAGCAACTATCATTAAATAAAAGGTATCTTTGGCTGTACTACCAGCTTgatccttccctcccccttctccttgcTACTGCGGGATTGGCACCTGGCCAGCATAAGCGACATGATACCCTAGTGCCATCTACAGGCTATTATCGATATTCAAATTTTGTGGCAACAGACAAGCCCCAGTGAAATAAATTAGACAGCGctgcatttaaatctttattaacAAGGAATTATTAGACCTAAGGAAAACTAATTCTGGATTTTGTTGAAATATGAGTTTCTCAGCCTCTTAATCCCTCTTCATATGGCATATTTCACAGTTTAAAATGAGTTATGACAGATAACTTATGCATTACTAAGATGAGAGAATATTTACAATggattcattcttttctttttaaatcagttaTATTAGGCagcaagcattcttttttttttttttttttttttgaaagagcaTTTGGCCACTGTGGACACTAAAAATCTTTCTATTAAGTACCGAATCTAatatattacaataaaataatttgaaatcaaaGAGAAGACTTCCTATATGGCTTAGTTGCAATCTATCAATGATCATGTGCTTCATGGCTGATGTACATTTAATATTCTACTATCCTGTTtagagactaaaaaaaaattaacccctTTAGCAACCACAGCTCCAACATAATTGCAGTCACACCTTCAAAAGTCATTTAAAACTTGAGATTTGAAGGTGACTTTTTAGATCAAAGGGTAAGGTGAAAATCTTGAAGCAGTCAATTTGGAAACCCCAGGAGCAGAATGTGGCATATCAGGACAGGTTTTCTTCTTCAGCAAACATTATCTTGGgacattttggaataattttctcttttcatcttttgcCATTTGAAGGAAACTGGGAGGTTAAAATATTCTCAGAACTCAGAAATCTCAAAGCTGTTCTAAAAATTCTTGACTGAGCCCCAGAGGAATAGAAAAGGGGTCAAGtttttttttacctctttctAACTAAGCTAAAGTTAGACCAAAACAACAGACACACTGGCACGTTAATACTGGTTGACTGGGCACTTGTATGCAGTACTTATAGACCAGTAAAAGTGCTCGTTTACCTGTCTCGTGTGTAAGGGGCCCTTTGTCTTGAAGCCTCCTTGGGAACTGCACTCTGAGGCACTGAAGTGATCTGAACTAGTGGAAGAGCGTTTAGAAAGGGTGTCACAACCCCCGACAAAGGTGTTGTCCAAAGGGAGTTCCTGAATCACATGATGCTTTTTCACGGAAACTGGAGTGTCTGGTTTGAGATGAAAAGCAGGCTGTGGAGAAGCAGATTTGTAGTGCTTGGCCAGGTCAGGACTGTTAGGCTTGAACGTTGTTGGAGGTGCCGGGCCCCAGTCAAATCTTCCTATACTTTGCTCCTCCAGTTCAGCCGGCAGGCTTATTGTCCCATTGATAGGTTCATGAACTGCATCATCGGGTTTGGACTCTTCGATAGTAACAAAGTTCAAAAGAGAGCTTTTGGGagacttccttttctttcttttctttttcttgttttgtttgttctccTGGTTTGGGGACATCCATTCGGCACCTTGCTTGCTCCTCTGAGCTGCTTTGAATCTTGATGCATGGCGACAGCGCACCAGAACGGTGACGAAGATCACAACAATGACCACCATGGCACCGGCGATGATGGCAATCATGATGGTTAGATAGTCCTCATTTTGATAGGGTTGGCTACTATCCCCTATGTTCCTGTCCAACGGGGTCTCCATAGTCCTGCGGATCAAGTCATAGATATAGGAGGCATTTCCAGCAGTATCGTTAACATAAAGGAATACAAGCACAAGCGTGTGCAAAGACTTAGGGTACCCCAGGTCACTTATGTTGACCACCAAACGATGCAATCCCACATCAGTAGGTGCTGGTTTTTCTTCCAGAGTAATGTTACCTGTTACTGGATCAATCCGAAATAAGCCTTTGTTGTTTCCACTCACTATAGTATACTTTAGTTCGGCATTCATTCCAGTGTCAACATCCACTGCAAAAACTTCTGCTACCACGGAGCCAGGAATGGCTGAGAGGGGCACCAACTTAAAGGAAGTATTAGAAGGGGGAGAAATGACAACTGGGCTGTTGTCATTGACATCCATGACGTTGATAGTTACTTTTGCAGTAGAGGAACGAGGTGGCTGTCCTCCATCAGTAGCTTTGACATCAAAAGTGTAGGAACTCTGCTGTTCTCTATCAAATGAGACATTTGACTTTATGACTCCAGAATAGGGATCCAACACAAAATTATCATTGTCATTTAGAATGGAAAGAGTCACAGCTttattctctccagcatctgcatCTGTCACTGTGATTACCCCCACAGTACTATACTTTGGCAGATTCTCAgacacaaaaaattgaaaatgattaTGAGTAAACTTGGGGCTATTGTCATTCTCATCCAGAACAGTAACTATCACAGCCGCTTGGCTTTGGAGGGGAGGGGTCCCATTGTCCCTCGCAGTTACTGTAAAAATGAATCGTTCTTGTTCTTCCCTGTCAAAGACTCTGGAGGCTGTCAAAACTCCTGTTTTTCGGTCCAAATCAAAGAAGGAGGCATTCGGTCCAAGCTGATAAACAATGTCTGCATTTTTCCCACTGTCTTCATCTGTGGCACTAATAGTTGTTAAGTATAACCCACGTCGGTTGTTTTCAGAAACTGACAGCTCAATTACAGGCTGGTTGAAAATTGGTGGGTTGTCATTTTCATCCTCAAGCTTAACCCTTACCAGGGCAGTCTGATTTAAACTGGGCTTCCCAGAATCAGAGGCAACAATTTTAAAGCTGAATTCTTTGGTGCCCTCATAGTCCAACAAAGAAGAGGTCTCTAACAAATATTGGTTGTCATATACTGCCTTCAAATGAAATGGGACCTCTCTTTCAATAAAACAGATCACTTTGCCATTCACATCTGTGTCCTTATCTGAAACTGTAATTAGGGCAATCTTTGTATTGACAGGATCTTTCTCAGATAAATACACGGTGCCATTGATGGGACTTATAATGTACCTGAGGTCTATATTAGGAGGGTTATCATTTACATCGGTGACATTGATGGTAACCGTTGCTCGAGCAGGAGTGGAGCTGCCATCACTAGCCAGCACTGTCACTTTGTGAATGGCTGTCTCCTCTCTATCTAAGGACCTCTGAACTGTAATCAGCCCAGTAGTATTATTTAAAGCAAAGAGTCTTTTGGTTGCAGGGGCGACCTGGGCACCAAAAATGTACCGGATTTCAGCATTACTGCCTATATCTGCATCAGTGGCATGGAGCTGAATTACAGAGGTACCTACAGGAGCATTCTCTGGAATATGAACCTCCACTTGACCCTCTTTAAACACTGGCCGGTTGTCATTTACATCACTTACTGTGACCTGCAGTATGGCCGTACTGGATTTCTGTGGAGTGCCTCCATCCTCTACTTTGATTTTCATCACATAGGTATCTTTCTGTTCTCTATCCAAGTTTTGCTGAACAATCAATTGTGGCCACTTCTCTCCCTCCGGAGTTTCCACGATATCCAGTCCAAAAACACTCTGCCCATTTAACAATTCATAATGCTGTACACCATTGAAGCCTGTGTCAGGATCTGTTGCTGATGGAATTGGAAAGCGGCTGTTGATCAAAGTGTTTTCTGGAATGGAAATATTGATGACAGGAGATGGAAACATGGGGGCATTATCATTGGTATCCttgacaattatttttattttgatcagCCTGAAGAAGTCATTGGGGAGGATCACCACCTCAAGTTCAAAGAAACACTCATTCTCCTCAGCATATGAGGCACCAGCACAGAGTTTTTCTCTGTCTATTCTGTTGGAGGTTGTGAAAATTTCTCCAGTGCTGCTGGATACTTTCACCAAAGGGGCATCCCCAGCTTTAGAAACCAGTCTGTAGACAAGGCTGGCACTGGTCCCTGTGGCAGCATTGATGTGAGAAATGTTCAGATCCTTTGGTATGTTTCCTATGGGCACATTTTCAGGCAATTCCTCTCTAATAGTGTAAATAAGTTCTTGAGCTATTGCGGAATCCAGCCTTAAACAGGCAATCAGAGCAGCCAACAGGTAAAAATCCCTCAGGTCCatgataatgtatttattttcttttcctggattTTAGGGTTTAAAGGTTTCCACTGAGGAATGATGCACAAATTGCAAGAGGAAGCGTGCATGGACTGGAGGATGCATTATATCTCATCACTTATTTGGAGACAGCCACTGTCAACACAATCGTATAGACAATATTATTCTTcagtaaataaaaacatactgTCACAAAATATCACCACACATTTTCCCCTGCACATTAGTAAACATGGCAGTTTGCTCTGCCACTGTTTGCAAGTTTACTCTGTAGAGAAAAAAGCACTAAATATCTCCTGCTTGTTGCATTTGTcaggaggaaataaaattttctactttTGAATTAACGACAGCTGCTATTTTTACCTATATTCACGCACGTTGTTTTTCAGAATACTGTTTAATTCAAAACAAGCATTCTTgttctcctctccccctccccccgtCTCACCCTCCTCCTAGAGCCTCTAACCCGCCTCCCTCAGTCTTTTTAGGTGCAAGTGAAAAACCCTAAGTATTTAGCTATGGTTCCTACAATTGCTTTGTCACATgtcaaatgtgttttcttctctgCCACACTGAGTCACCTATTTTTTCTAAAAAGgctatctttttctttcctcccagtTCTTCAACTGCCTTCTAATACAATCTTACTGGGAAACGAGCATCCGGACATGCTGCTGCAGCATCAAAAGCAGTAGTCACCGGCCACTACACATCCTCATTGCCTAAAAGCACAACACCAAGACTTCAGATTTCTTGCCCACAGCTTGCTCTCCTTTCTCCATATTGACAAATTATCCCCATTAGGATTCGTAAAcacattaaaacttttaaaaatgtataataatatagGATTCCTTTTCCTAGAGGTGGAAGAGTGCCGAGATATAAGTGAAACGCAGCTAACATTCCCATGTAACATCACAATATTTTCTACtgaacataaaagagaaaaaaaacaaagctatttCTTAATCCTGATTTCTGGTTAGAATATTAGTAACATTTGCCACACATAAATACTGCAACCCAATCATGCAGGTAAAAAGGCTTCTGCTTAGATGCTCCTGTAACTGCAGTTTAAACGGGTGCAAGGCTCCAGGCAGCTACGTACTTGAGTAGGACTGGTCAGTTCTCAGGCTCTAATCTTATCTGCATTAGGCTGCACAGTAGCTGATGCCCGCGATTAGTTCCGGCAGAGTGATGCAGGTAGGGATGCAGATACAGCCGAGTAGGTGAGCTCTGCCCCAACCGTCTACCCAATTACAAACATCTTTCGTCTACACTGAGGACACATCTAAACACGAATTTACAATTATGCATGCAAAACTTTACACTTACGTTAGTTGCCTCAACCTTTCTCCTTTCCCAGTATGCTGCAGTTAGGAATGATTTGTTCCAACACATAGAAAGCCATGCATCTGGTAGCACCAGTTTGGGGAGAAATCAGAAGCAGCAAAACGTTTCCTCCCTGTAAAATGTGTTGCTTCGGACTGGCAAATTAGCAACTCCAGAGAACAAATTCATGGATTTGTCGTTAGTCATTCTCTCCACATTTCGTCTCTCTTACCCACTGGGTCTGGGTTCTTCTGGGTATTTAGCACACACACAACATTCAGTTGCACTTCTTCAGCTCAGGGATATTTTCCACAGCATCAAGCATACCATTTCCATCCGATGCCAGTACTGCTTAAGTCTCTAACTTCTTGTAGGAAACGTCAGAGTTGCGGTGATGATGATTCTCTGACCGTTATCCGGGTGACAGTTGCCCGAAAAATTCCTAATCTGTTATTTCTTGCGTGCTTCAGAGACTCTAAGGCGCTCCTTTCCGTCTCGCAtactctccctctctcccttctcctctgcccctctctccttctccctctcctctctctcctctctctgaaCTGAATTTCTTGATATAACTCTCAATAAGCCCAGAGGGAGGGCGTGAttgcccaggccccgcccccgggcTCTGATTGGCCTGCATCTTGCGGTGCGGGCGGCCGCAGCCGGGCGCGAGAGAGGGGGCTCGGAACAAGGCGCTGACTGTCTCCTAGCCTCCCCTCCTCCTCGCCCCCTCGGCAGCCGCAAAAACCCGGAAATCTGATCCTGACCCCAGGAGAGCCGGGTTCCAGGAGGTGCACTGAGCATGCTCAGCAGGGTCCGGCGTTGGGTGGGACGCGCCGGCGCTCCCCAGGCCCGCGCGGAAGCGGCGCTCGCAGGCTCTGGCAGGGAGCTAACCTCCGAGCCCGGGCGGTCCGGCGGGCAAGGGCAGCGCGGGAGCCCTGCAGGGCGCGGGCGCGGATCCGGGGAACCGGGGCCACCGCTGCGGGCGGATCGGTGTCACCGAGGCGGCTTCGCACATCTCTTTGCTAAGTGGAGGGGCCAAAATGCATAGATGGGGGAGTCTACCCAGGATCCGAGGCGCGAGACGTACAGCCACCCCTAGGTAGGGAGCACGAGCCAACAGATCCCCGGAGCGCGT
This is a stretch of genomic DNA from Theropithecus gelada isolate Dixy chromosome 17, Tgel_1.0, whole genome shotgun sequence. It encodes these proteins:
- the PCDH9 gene encoding protocadherin-9 isoform X3, yielding MDLRDFYLLAALIACLRLDSAIAQELIYTIREELPENVPIGNIPKDLNISHINAATGTSASLVYRLVSKAGDAPLVKVSSSTGEIFTTSNRIDREKLCAGASYAEENECFFELEVVILPNDFFRLIKIKIIVKDTNDNAPMFPSPVINISIPENTLINSRFPIPSATDPDTGFNGVQHYELLNGQSVFGLDIVETPEGEKWPQLIVQQNLDREQKDTYVMKIKVEDGGTPQKSSTAILQVTVSDVNDNRPVFKEGQVEVHIPENAPVGTSVIQLHATDADIGSNAEIRYIFGAQVAPATKRLFALNNTTGLITVQRSLDREETAIHKVTVLASDGSSTPARATVTINVTDVNDNPPNIDLRYIISPINGTVYLSEKDPVNTKIALITVSDKDTDVNGKVICFIEREVPFHLKAVYDNQYLLETSSLLDYEGTKEFSFKIVASDSGKPSLNQTALVRVKLEDENDNPPIFNQPVIELSVSENNRRGLYLTTISATDEDSGKNADIVYQLGPNASFFDLDRKTGVLTASRVFDREEQERFIFTVTARDNGTPPLQSQAAVIVTVLDENDNSPKFTHNHFQFFVSENLPKYSTVGVITVTDADAGENKAVTLSILNDNDNFVLDPYSGVIKSNVSFDREQQSSYTFDVKATDGGQPPRSSTAKVTINVMDVNDNSPVVISPPSNTSFKLVPLSAIPGSVVAEVFAVDVDTGMNAELKYTIVSGNNKGLFRIDPVTGNITLEEKPAPTDVGLHRLVVNISDLGYPKSLHTLVLVFLYVNDTAGNASYIYDLIRRTMETPLDRNIGDSSQPYQNEDYLTIMIAIIAGAMVVIVVIFVTVLVRCRHASRFKAAQRSKQGAEWMSPNQENKQNKKKKRKKRKSPKSSLLNFVTIEESKPDDAVHEPINGTISLPAELEEQSIGRFDWGPAPPTTFKPNSPDLAKHYKSASPQPAFHLKPDTPVSVKKHHVIQELPLDNTFVGGCDTLSKRSSTSSDHFSASECSSQGGFKTKGPLHTRQCNSHSKSDNIPVTPQKCPSSAGFHIQENEESHYEPQDEFYDQASPDKRTEADGNSDPNSDGPLGPRGLAEATEMCTQECLVLGHSDNCWMPPGLGPYQHPKSPLSTFVPQKEWVKKDKLVNGHTLTRAWKEDSNRNQFNDRKQYGSNEGHFNNGSHMTDIPLANLKSYKQAGGAIESPKEHQL
- the PCDH9 gene encoding protocadherin-9 isoform X1; its protein translation is MDLRDFYLLAALIACLRLDSAIAQELIYTIREELPENVPIGNIPKDLNISHINAATGTSASLVYRLVSKAGDAPLVKVSSSTGEIFTTSNRIDREKLCAGASYAEENECFFELEVVILPNDFFRLIKIKIIVKDTNDNAPMFPSPVINISIPENTLINSRFPIPSATDPDTGFNGVQHYELLNGQSVFGLDIVETPEGEKWPQLIVQQNLDREQKDTYVMKIKVEDGGTPQKSSTAILQVTVSDVNDNRPVFKEGQVEVHIPENAPVGTSVIQLHATDADIGSNAEIRYIFGAQVAPATKRLFALNNTTGLITVQRSLDREETAIHKVTVLASDGSSTPARATVTINVTDVNDNPPNIDLRYIISPINGTVYLSEKDPVNTKIALITVSDKDTDVNGKVICFIEREVPFHLKAVYDNQYLLETSSLLDYEGTKEFSFKIVASDSGKPSLNQTALVRVKLEDENDNPPIFNQPVIELSVSENNRRGLYLTTISATDEDSGKNADIVYQLGPNASFFDLDRKTGVLTASRVFDREEQERFIFTVTARDNGTPPLQSQAAVIVTVLDENDNSPKFTHNHFQFFVSENLPKYSTVGVITVTDADAGENKAVTLSILNDNDNFVLDPYSGVIKSNVSFDREQQSSYTFDVKATDGGQPPRSSTAKVTINVMDVNDNSPVVISPPSNTSFKLVPLSAIPGSVVAEVFAVDVDTGMNAELKYTIVSGNNKGLFRIDPVTGNITLEEKPAPTDVGLHRLVVNISDLGYPKSLHTLVLVFLYVNDTAGNASYIYDLIRRTMETPLDRNIGDSSQPYQNEDYLTIMIAIIAGAMVVIVVIFVTVLVRCRHASRFKAAQRSKQGAEWMSPNQENKQNKKKKRKKRKSPKSSLLNFVTIEESKPDDAVHEPINGTISLPAELEEQSIGRFDWGPAPPTTFKPNSPDLAKHYKSASPQPAFHLKPDTPVSVKKHHVIQELPLDNTFVGGCDTLSKRSSTSSDHFSASECSSQGGFKTKGPLHTRQCNSHSKSDNIPVTPQKCPSSAGFHIQENEESHYESQRRVTFHLPDGSQESCSDSGLGDHEPVGSGTLISHPLPLVQPQDEFYDQASPDKRTEADGNSDPNSDGPLGPRGLAEATEMCTQECLVLGHSDNCWMPPGLGPYQHPKSPLSTFVPQKEWVKKDKLVNGHTLTRAWKEDSNRNQFNDRKQYGSNEGHFNNGSHMTDIPLANLKSYKQAGGAIESPKEHQL
- the PCDH9 gene encoding protocadherin-9 isoform X2 gives rise to the protein MDLRDFYLLAALIACLRLDSAIAQELIYTIREELPENVPIGNIPKDLNISHINAATGTSASLVYRLVSKAGDAPLVKVSSSTGEIFTTSNRIDREKLCAGASYAEENECFFELEVVILPNDFFRLIKIKIIVKDTNDNAPMFPSPVINISIPENTLINSRFPIPSATDPDTGFNGVQHYELLNGQSVFGLDIVETPEGEKWPQLIVQQNLDREQKDTYVMKIKVEDGGTPQKSSTAILQVTVSDVNDNRPVFKEGQVEVHIPENAPVGTSVIQLHATDADIGSNAEIRYIFGAQVAPATKRLFALNNTTGLITVQRSLDREETAIHKVTVLASDGSSTPARATVTINVTDVNDNPPNIDLRYIISPINGTVYLSEKDPVNTKIALITVSDKDTDVNGKVICFIEREVPFHLKAVYDNQYLLETSSLLDYEGTKEFSFKIVASDSGKPSLNQTALVRVKLEDENDNPPIFNQPVIELSVSENNRRGLYLTTISATDEDSGKNADIVYQLGPNASFFDLDRKTGVLTASRVFDREEQERFIFTVTARDNGTPPLQSQAAVIVTVLDENDNSPKFTHNHFQFFVSENLPKYSTVGVITVTDADAGENKAVTLSILNDNDNFVLDPYSGVIKSNVSFDREQQSSYTFDVKATDGGQPPRSSTAKVTINVMDVNDNSPVVISPPSNTSFKLVPLSAIPGSVVAEVFAVDVDTGMNAELKYTIVSGNNKGLFRIDPVTGNITLEEKPAPTDVGLHRLVVNISDLGYPKSLHTLVLVFLYVNDTAGNASYIYDLIRRTMETPLDRNIGDSSQPYQNEDYLTIMIAIIAGAMVVIVVIFVTVLVRCRHASRFKAAQRSKQGAEWMSPNQENKQNKKKKRKKRKSPKSSLLNFVTIEESKPDDAVHEPINGTISLPAELEEQSIGRFDWGPAPPTTFKPNSPDLAKHYKSASPQPAFHLKPDTPVSVKKHHVIQELPLDNTFVGGCDTLSKRSSTSSDHFSASECSSQGGFKTKGPLHTRQSQRRVTFHLPDGSQESCSDSGLGDHEPVGSGTLISHPLPLVQPQDEFYDQASPDKRTEADGNSDPNSDGPLGPRGLAEATEMCTQECLVLGHSDNCWMPPGLGPYQHPKSPLSTFVPQKEWVKKDKLVNGHTLTRAWKEDSNRNQFNDRKQYGSNEGHFNNGSHMTDIPLANLKSYKQAGGAIESPKEHQL